From Priestia filamentosa, a single genomic window includes:
- a CDS encoding HPr family phosphocarrier protein — protein MLMKNFIVQLPRGLQARHTALFVRKVSSFKSEVILSKSGKVANGKDIMKIMDLVIKEGDEITLVVHGFDEQAVMETLKKYLSNLT, from the coding sequence ATGTTAATGAAAAATTTTATAGTTCAACTACCACGAGGACTCCAAGCGAGACATACAGCTTTATTTGTACGCAAAGTTTCCTCATTTAAAAGTGAAGTGATTCTTTCTAAAAGTGGAAAGGTTGCCAATGGAAAAGATATCATGAAGATTATGGATTTAGTAATTAAAGAAGGGGATGAAATCACCCTAGTAGTGCATGGATTTGATGAACAAGCGGTAATGGAAACCTTAAAAAAATATCTTTCAAACCTTACATAA
- a CDS encoding SDR family oxidoreductase, producing the protein MSKDIKVALVTGGNRGIGYELVKQLALNGFKVILASRDPEMGHEAVKKLKESNLDVWFVVMDVDNQESIRQAMGTVNEQYERLDVLINNAGVYVDHNEKLMAMDPSVLERTITTNFFGAYHVIRSSIPIMEKQGYGRIINVSSEYGALSEMSYPGVGAYKLSKLVLNGLTQLIAAEINGDIKINAVDPGWVSSDMGGPSAPRTPKQAAESILWLATIGPKGPNGEFFRDGKRIDW; encoded by the coding sequence ATGTCTAAGGATATTAAAGTTGCACTTGTCACCGGTGGCAATCGAGGTATTGGATATGAACTGGTCAAACAATTGGCGTTGAATGGTTTTAAAGTCATTTTAGCAAGTCGGGATCCAGAAATGGGGCATGAAGCTGTAAAAAAACTTAAGGAGTCAAATCTTGATGTGTGGTTTGTAGTGATGGATGTAGATAATCAAGAAAGCATTCGCCAAGCTATGGGTACAGTAAATGAGCAGTATGAAAGATTAGACGTATTGATTAATAATGCTGGCGTGTATGTGGATCATAATGAAAAATTAATGGCTATGGACCCTTCTGTTTTAGAGAGAACGATAACAACGAATTTCTTCGGCGCTTACCATGTCATCCGTTCCTCCATTCCCATCATGGAAAAACAAGGATATGGAAGAATAATTAATGTTTCTTCAGAATATGGGGCGTTGAGCGAAATGTCTTACCCAGGAGTAGGAGCATATAAATTGTCTAAGCTTGTCTTAAATGGATTGACCCAATTGATAGCTGCAGAAATTAATGGTGATATTAAAATAAACGCGGTCGATCCGGGATGGGTAAGTTCAGATATGGGAGGACCATCTGCTCCAAGAACTCCTAAACAAGCAGCCGAATCTATTCTTTGGTTAGCGACGATTGGACCTAAAGGACCTAACGGGGAATTTTTCAGAGATGGAAAACGCATCGATTGGTAG
- a CDS encoding spore germination protein → MPSFFKNRKSKKDSQQDAENQSGNNSVKNIYSSLSANLDTIKQKTGNSSDIMIRQLKMGENFDIKIAIVYVEGIVDNQSIQEFLLESIMKDNHKETVNKQNVFDLISEDMITIGDVSSINTWNDLFLSLLAGDTLILVDEIDQALTVGTKGGERRAIAESSTQMVVRGPKEAFTESIGTNIAMVRRIIKSPDLWVESMKIGRITQTDITMMYIHGIANDEIIKEIRQRLHKIDIDSILESGYIQQLIEDQTITTFPTIYDTERPDIVAGNLLEGRIAIFVDGTPFVLIAPAVFIQFFQSPEDYYVRFDISTSIRFLRIVMFLISLIAPAAYVAVTTFHQEMVPTQLIVAIAAQREAVPFPAFVEALLMEVTFEILREAGIRLPKAIGSAVSIVGALVIGQAAVQASIVSPAMVIIVSITAIANFATPSFAMAISIRLIRFLFMICAAVFGFYGIILALLMMVVHLCSLRSFGIPYMAPLAPFIPSNNEDTVVRLPWWTLRKRPRLISANTRREGINQRPNPPSSRGMVNGNLEEGDNNET, encoded by the coding sequence ATGCCTTCGTTTTTTAAAAATCGCAAATCAAAAAAGGACTCCCAACAGGATGCTGAAAATCAATCTGGTAACAACTCAGTAAAAAATATATACAGTTCCTTATCAGCGAACCTCGATACGATTAAACAGAAAACAGGAAACAGTTCAGATATCATGATTCGTCAATTAAAAATGGGGGAGAATTTTGATATTAAGATAGCCATTGTCTATGTAGAAGGAATTGTAGACAACCAATCTATTCAAGAGTTCTTACTCGAATCCATAATGAAAGACAATCATAAAGAAACAGTGAATAAGCAAAACGTGTTCGATCTGATTTCTGAAGATATGATTACAATTGGGGATGTATCATCTATTAATACCTGGAATGACCTGTTTTTATCCTTATTGGCAGGCGATACCCTTATTCTAGTTGATGAAATAGATCAAGCATTGACTGTAGGGACAAAAGGTGGAGAGAGGCGTGCCATTGCCGAATCAAGTACCCAGATGGTAGTACGCGGTCCAAAGGAAGCATTTACAGAGTCTATTGGAACCAACATAGCCATGGTACGTCGAATTATTAAAAGCCCGGATTTATGGGTTGAATCTATGAAAATTGGTCGTATAACCCAAACAGATATAACAATGATGTACATACATGGCATTGCGAATGATGAAATCATTAAAGAAATACGCCAACGATTACATAAGATTGATATTGATAGCATTTTAGAATCAGGCTATATTCAACAACTCATTGAAGATCAAACGATAACCACATTCCCCACTATTTACGATACCGAAAGACCAGATATAGTAGCAGGAAATCTCTTAGAGGGACGAATTGCTATTTTTGTTGATGGAACGCCTTTTGTACTGATTGCTCCAGCTGTCTTTATCCAATTTTTTCAGTCGCCTGAAGACTATTATGTACGTTTCGACATTTCGACATCGATTCGCTTTTTACGTATTGTTATGTTTCTTATTTCACTTATCGCGCCAGCTGCCTATGTTGCTGTTACAACTTTTCATCAGGAGATGGTCCCAACACAGCTTATCGTAGCGATTGCAGCACAAAGGGAAGCTGTCCCTTTCCCAGCATTTGTAGAAGCTCTTCTCATGGAGGTTACCTTTGAAATCTTACGAGAAGCAGGGATTCGGTTACCGAAAGCCATTGGTTCAGCTGTGTCCATTGTCGGTGCCCTTGTTATTGGGCAAGCTGCCGTTCAAGCTAGTATTGTATCACCAGCCATGGTTATCATTGTATCCATAACGGCGATTGCTAATTTTGCTACACCCTCCTTTGCGATGGCTATTTCGATTCGCTTAATCCGTTTTCTGTTTATGATATGTGCAGCGGTATTTGGTTTCTATGGCATTATTCTGGCACTTCTTATGATGGTCGTCCATTTATGCAGTTTACGTTCATTTGGTATTCCCTATATGGCACCATTGGCTCCTTTCATACCCTCAAACAATGAAGATACGGTTGTACGATTACCTTGGTGGACACTTAGAAAAAGACCGCGACTAATAAGTGCAAATACTAGGCGTGAAGGAATCAACCAGCGACCAAATCCTCCTTCATCGCGTGGTATGGTGAATGGGAATCTTGAAGAAGGTGACAACAATGAAACGTAA
- a CDS encoding Ger(x)C family spore germination protein — protein MKRKGAFLLLIMMVTVLLTSCWSKKELTDLAIVAAMGVDKTKDGRYNLTLQIINPGNVAGGLQGGGGQVQSPPVTIYSASGDNIVETSRRASSRISRRLYYAHTNLVIVGESLAREEGIEVLMDAFDRDPEFRTTSALVIANHSTAADLVKTLTPVDKIPANKVLKTLEFTERQWGENVKVSLQDVMKGLQSSKEETVVAGFSMVGNPKQAQRLDNLQESAPEATLRASGIAVLKQGKLVDWLYGKTARGTVWILDKIQGTAINVDWEGKKAAIAYKTVRQKTDVSAKMKNGHPHVSIHTRVEGDIGEMKIPIDITNTKVITKIEQSLRKEIKKELEKAIEHAQKNKTDILGFGEVIHRSRPNEWKKIKTEWSDVYFPKLDVDITVDAYIRRTGLRNKSFLSGVKENQE, from the coding sequence ATGAAACGTAAAGGAGCTTTTCTTTTATTAATAATGATGGTGACCGTCTTATTAACAAGTTGTTGGAGTAAAAAGGAGTTAACAGACCTTGCTATTGTGGCAGCCATGGGAGTAGATAAAACGAAAGATGGGCGATATAACCTGACACTTCAAATTATTAATCCCGGGAACGTGGCTGGAGGCTTGCAAGGAGGCGGAGGTCAGGTGCAAAGTCCCCCTGTGACCATCTATTCAGCTTCAGGGGACAATATAGTGGAAACAAGCAGACGGGCTTCAAGCAGAATTTCTCGGCGACTGTATTATGCTCACACAAACTTAGTCATCGTTGGGGAAAGTCTTGCAAGAGAAGAAGGGATTGAGGTATTGATGGATGCTTTTGATCGAGATCCTGAATTTCGAACGACCTCAGCTCTCGTCATTGCTAACCACTCAACTGCTGCGGATTTAGTTAAAACATTAACTCCTGTTGATAAGATTCCAGCAAATAAAGTGCTGAAAACTTTAGAATTCACAGAAAGACAATGGGGAGAGAATGTAAAAGTTTCACTCCAAGATGTAATGAAAGGTCTTCAATCCTCCAAAGAGGAAACCGTTGTAGCTGGATTTAGTATGGTGGGAAATCCTAAACAAGCGCAAAGGTTAGATAACCTTCAAGAAAGTGCGCCTGAAGCCACGCTTCGAGCTTCCGGAATTGCTGTTTTAAAACAAGGAAAGTTAGTGGATTGGCTGTATGGAAAAACAGCAAGAGGAACGGTATGGATTTTAGATAAAATACAAGGAACGGCTATTAATGTTGATTGGGAAGGAAAAAAAGCAGCAATAGCTTATAAAACCGTTCGTCAAAAAACAGATGTATCTGCCAAAATGAAGAATGGCCATCCTCACGTTTCAATTCATACTCGGGTTGAAGGAGACATTGGTGAAATGAAGATACCTATTGATATCACCAATACAAAGGTCATTACAAAGATTGAACAGTCCTTGAGAAAAGAAATAAAAAAAGAATTAGAGAAAGCCATTGAACATGCGCAGAAAAATAAAACAGATATCCTTGGATTTGGTGAAGTCATTCACCGTTCTAGACCAAATGAATGGAAAAAAATAAAAACTGAATGGAGCGATGTGTATTTTCCAAAATTAGATGTAGATATTACTGTGGATGCTTATATCCGCCGTACTGGTTTGCGAAACAAGTCGTTTCTTTCAGGTGTAAAAGAGAATCAGGAGTAA
- a CDS encoding GerAB/ArcD/ProY family transporter, which yields MEKAKISASQLFVLMVLFELGSSLLVPLAMDAKQDAWLAILLGMIGSLVLLLIFHKLYSYYPDLLPTDYMQKILGKGIGSVLAFVYILYFMYDASRILRDFGEMLLTFAYPDTPLFIANALLMLVIIYMVRKGIEVIARSGEVLFIPMYILAVTGFILIVSSGLIDFTNLQPVLEEGMLPVLKVVFTQTLYFPFAEAIVFTMILPCLNNPKKAKVTMLCATGLSGINLVITMIINVSVLGVDLTARSQFPLLSTVQSIQVADFLERLDVFFMIALVIGIFFKISVLFYAAVIGTASLFKIESPSRLSHPLGIAILFLSITIASNVQEHLQEGLKITMFVLHIPLLVMVPFLLLIVAFLKNRKKQRE from the coding sequence GTGGAAAAAGCCAAAATTAGTGCCAGTCAGCTCTTTGTTCTCATGGTCTTATTTGAACTAGGTAGTTCTTTATTGGTACCTCTTGCCATGGATGCAAAACAGGACGCTTGGCTTGCGATTCTACTTGGAATGATAGGCAGTTTAGTTTTACTCTTAATCTTTCATAAGCTTTATTCCTATTATCCAGATCTCTTGCCTACGGACTACATGCAAAAAATCCTAGGTAAAGGGATAGGAAGCGTACTTGCCTTTGTCTACATCCTTTACTTTATGTATGATGCATCAAGAATTCTACGTGATTTTGGGGAAATGTTATTGACCTTTGCCTATCCTGATACGCCTTTATTTATCGCAAACGCTTTATTAATGCTTGTCATTATTTATATGGTTCGAAAAGGAATAGAGGTTATCGCGCGCTCAGGCGAGGTCCTTTTTATACCGATGTATATCCTTGCTGTCACTGGATTTATTCTCATTGTGAGTTCTGGTTTAATCGATTTTACCAACTTACAACCAGTACTTGAAGAAGGGATGTTACCTGTCTTAAAAGTTGTCTTTACTCAAACCTTATATTTTCCGTTTGCAGAAGCTATTGTGTTTACGATGATTCTGCCTTGTTTAAATAATCCTAAGAAGGCAAAAGTGACCATGTTATGTGCAACAGGATTAAGTGGCATCAATTTGGTGATTACGATGATCATTAATGTTAGTGTGCTTGGGGTGGATTTGACAGCACGTTCACAATTCCCTCTTCTTAGTACTGTACAAAGCATCCAGGTTGCTGATTTCTTGGAACGTCTTGATGTATTTTTTATGATTGCCCTGGTAATTGGTATTTTTTTTAAGATTAGCGTGTTATTTTATGCAGCTGTTATAGGCACGGCCAGTTTATTTAAAATTGAATCGCCTTCACGACTATCGCATCCTTTAGGCATAGCTATTCTTTTCTTATCCATCACGATTGCGAGTAACGTCCAGGAACACCTCCAAGAGGGACTGAAGATAACAATGTTTGTTCTTCATATTCCTCTCCTAGTGATGGTTCCTTTCCTTCTTCTTATTGTTGCTTTCTTAAAAAATAGGAAGAAACAGAGGGAATAA